The DNA segment TAGTTTCGTCACACCATCTACGAGCATAGATACTTCTGTATTAAAGCTTGTCTCTATTTCTTTGAGACCGATTTCTGTATCTTCTACCACATCGTGAAGAAAGCCACTTGCAATTGTTTCGGGATCCATCTCAAGGTTAACAAGAATTCCAGCTACTTGAATCGGGTGGATAATGTACGGCTCTCCAGACTTGCGGTATTGCTCACTGTGAGCATTATTGGCAAACTCAAAGGCGCTGCGAATAAAAGCAAGATCGTCATTGTTCATATATTGGCTCGCTTGCTCGATTACTTCTTCGGCTGTTAATATATTATCTTTCGCCATATCATCACCCCCTGATTTCTGTATGCTCTTCACAAAAAATATAGTTTGTTTACCATTATCAAAAAAAGATTGTCAAATGTAAAGGAAAAACGTCTAATTTAGAAAAGCGGAGGCGAACCACGAGTATTGCGTGTCTGCCCCCTGCAGCTAGACATAGAAAAACGCAAAAGGGGCAGTTCGACAATATAATGCCATTCTTAATTTTTTATTCCATTACACGTAAAACAAAGAGCGTCCTGCTAAGAGGACACTCTCCTTCTCTTTAATATTGCATTAATGTCAACACATCGTAGCCATCAAGCTTTTTTCTTCCATCTAAATATGTCAATTCAACAAGAAAGGCACAGCCGGCGACGACCCCTCCGAGCTCTTCTACTAGTGCAATGGTGGCTTCAATCGTTCCCCCTGTTGCGAGCAAATCATCTACAATAAGTACACGTTGACCCGGCTTGATGGCATCTTTATGAATAGTAAGAACATCTTTTCCATATTCAAGTCCATAATCTACTTTAATGGTGTCACGAGGCAATTTGCCTTCTTTTCGTACTGGCGCAAAACCAATTTCAAGCGCATAAGAAACAGGACAGCCTACGATAAATCCGCGTGCTTCCGGCCCTACGACTAGATCAATCTCTTTATCTTTAGAGTAGTCGACAATTTCGTCTACTGCAGACTTGAAGGCTTTTCCATTATCCATTAATGGAGTAATATCTTTAAATGTTATTCCTTTTCTTGGCCAATCTTGTACGATAGCGATATGTTCTTTATAATCCATTTACTACTTCCTCCTTGAGGCTGTTCCTCTGTGTATCAAGCCAACTCTTCAACTCTTTATAAGTCGAATAATATAAAGATTGCTCGACATATAATTGACTTTTTCTTTCTTGATAAAGAATTGAATCTGTCAAATCTCTATGTGAAGGAGTTGAATTAATCGTAATAAGACCGTCTTCTATTTTAACAAAATCTAGTTCAAAAAACACCTGTGAAATAAAATCAACCATTGACCGATCCCAGCCTTTTCTGGCTGCCAGTTTTTCTCGATCTTGGTTAAGATCAAACTTTTTACGCTTTACTAGCATACCATAAAACCATTTAAAGTGGTCGCGTGTAGGCCACGTTTTCAGAAAAGCACCTTCGTTTACTTGATAACAGGCATATAATTTCCCCGGCCTTACCTCGTTCAATAAGTTAGATAAATCAGACAGTTGCTTCGGTAAATCTACAAGCAAGAGTCCATCCACTTCGTTCAGTCCAGCTAATTCTGAGGGAGCATAGACGGGAAGCTGAAAAGGAATCTCAGTCGTGTCCCGAAAACTAACAGCTGCATACGTTTCCTGATCTGAAAGACTCATTTGTTTCTCAATGTGCTTCGACCCCCTTAGGTCAAATAGCTGCCATGAAGATACCTGCATATCCTTGATCATAATTTGCACATTTTTTTTGCCGTTCCATTCGTTAACACTAAGTTCCCCTATTACCTCAAGCTCTGCATGTGGCGATATGTGTGGATACGAGTCCCCCATGCCAAAAGCAATCCCATCCAGTTTAGCGGACTGCTTTTGAAAGGTAATCTTCAAATGGTTTTTACGGCTTCCAATTCGTCTAAGTTCTTTAGGTGTTTGCTTAACATGAAACAATGGCTTAGGATTTCCCATCCCAAACGGCCGCAGTTTATTGATTTCTTCTATTTGCTGTAGGGATACGTCCTCTATTCCTACAGACATCTCAACATCTAGAACTTGCTGATAATCTTCCGGCGAAAGCTTCTGCTCAGCTAGGTCACTCAATTGTTGTCTTAAGTTATCAATCTCGTTCACATCAAGTGTCATGCCTGCTGCCTGGGCATGTCCCCCAAAATGAATGAAACGATCTCTCACTTCCATACAATTGGCAAACAGGTCAAAGGCATCAATACTGCGAGCCGAACCTTTTGCTTGCTGTGTTTCGGAGTCAATCGCTAGAACAATGGCGGGGCGGTCAAATGTTCGAACTAATTTTGAGGCGACAATACCGAGAACTCCTGGATTCCATCCCTCTTTAGCTACTACGATGACATTGCTCAGCTCCTGCTCCCCACTCTTCAACATTTCTTCGGCTTCTTTTGCTGTATCAGCAACAATTTTTTGCCGTTCTTGGTTAAGCTGATTAATAAGTGAAGCCAGGCGATCTGCTTCAGCACGGTCCTCCGTTAAAAACAGTTCCACAGCTGGACTTGCATCTTGCAGACGTCCAACAGCATTGACTCTTGGTCCGATAGTAAAGCCAATCGCCTCTTCATCAATGGCTCCATCTAATCCCGCCACACTTCTTAAGGCTTGTATACCTTTTCGATTGGAACGTGATATTGCCTTCAAACCGTAAGAGACGAGCACGCGATTTTCATCATGTAAAGGAACGAGATCTGCTATCGTTCCTATGGCGACCATATCTAATAAATGTTCAGGGAAGCGACCTAATAAAGCTGTAGCAAATTTAAAAGCCACGCCTACTCCAGCAAGCTCCTTAAACGGGTAGGCTTCAGACGTTTTCGGATGAATAATTGCATAGGCCTGTGGAAGAGTCTCTTGTACTTCATGGTGATCTGTAATTATCAGATCAATTCCAAGCTCCTTTGCAATATTTGCCTCATGAATAGCTGCTATCCCTGTATCTACCGTAATAATGACGGAATATCCATCCACAGAAGCTTGCCTAAAAGCAGCTTCATTAGGCCCGTACCCTTCTGTAAAACGATTTGGTATGTAGTAATCAGACTGGGCACCAGCTTCCGACAACGCTTCGATCAAAACTGTTGTGGAGCTAACACCATCAGCATCGTAATCTCCGAATACCAGAATCTTTTCATCATTATCAATGGCTGACCGAACTCGTTCGATAGCCTGTTCCATATCATCCATTAAAAACGGATCATGTATATCATCTAAAGATGGATGAAGAAATCGATCGATCGCATCAGGATCCGTAAGATTCCTTTTTTCTAATAGTCTTTTCGTTACATCTGACATCCCTTTGACAGGGAATGCCTCAGATGTTTGATCTTCTTGTATATATGTAAAATTCCATTTCATTTTACTTTGTAACATGAATTCACCCCTGACCCATCTATTATACAAGAGGGATTCAGGGGTAGCAAATTACACTTATTTCACATCTGTATTCGTGTCTTTAGCCTGGCTTGCATCGTCAGCCTTCTCGGTCGTCTCTTGAGCGGCCGAAAACTCGTTAGGGGTAGCATGCTCACTGTTTTTTTTCTCAAGCTGATTTGTTAATGAGCGATTTTCGCGTTGTAATCTGAAGAAGCGTACAGCACCTACTGAAGCAGTAATAAGTACTCCCATAAGCACAGACACGATAATAACCAAAATTAAAGGCGCCTCCCCTGTACCAAATAGATAATTGACCTGGACAGGGTCCACGTTAATAACGGCGAACACCGCAATTAGTAATGCAAATATGAGTGCAAGAATAATATACGTTTGTCCTTTCATTGTTCGACCTCCTTAACCATTTAATGCTTCATTCTCGTTATACCCTATTTGGCAAGAAAATAACCAACAGATAGATGAGGAACTAAGCAGTAGATCTCCAACGATTCATTGCACGTGATTTTTATTAATTGCATGAAATTTTTGTTATTTGCACGAAGTCCCCGTTAATTGCACGTAATTTAAATTATATGCACCAAACAGGTCTATATTTGAACACTTCTTAAAAAAAGCGACTGTCCATTGATTAGGACAATCGCTTTTTTCATCATTTTTATACTTGTGGACCGCCAGTATTTTTCTTTTTAGAAAAATCAATCGGCTTTTCTTTAATACTCTTACCACGCCATACAAGCCACAGCTGTGCAGCGAGAAACAGGGAAGAATACGTACCGGCAATCAACCCAATCACAAGGGCGAAAGCAAAGTTAGTAATCGAAGAAGCTCCAAATATAAGCAGCATGAGCGCGGCAAAGACAACTGTCAGCACGGTATTAAGGCTTCGAGCCATCGTTTGAAGCAAACTATCATTAACAATCTTAGCTAACTCCTTAAAGGATTTCACTTTTTTCTTCAACCTGACGTTCTCTCTTATTCGATCAAACGTTACGATCGTATCATTCACCGAGTAACCAACGATCGTTAATATAGCAGCGATGATGGTCACATCGAACTCGAGTTGTGTCACTCCAAATAATACAATCATGAAAAACGCATCATGGAGCAAGGCGATAATCGCCGTTATGGCAAAGAATAGTTCAAATCTTATCGCCACATAAATAATAATCCCGATGGACGCATATAAGACAGCGAGTGCCGCATTTTTAGCGAGTTGTTGCCCTACAATAGGCGATACTGTACTTATATTAGGCGTATTCCCATATTCTTCTTCAAAATAGTTTTGCACTTCAGCTACTTGTGCTTTACTAAGTTCATCCTCCAAACGCGCAACCGCAATTTCACCGTTATCACCGGAAATCACAACTTGCTTAGGATTTAGCCCAAACTCACTTTCAAACGTTTCTTCGATCTGTTCTGCTTCAACATTGTCATTTGCCAAAATGGAAACACGTGATCCGCTTGTAAAGTCGATTCCTAAGTTAAGTCTAAATACTCCTAGAACGATCGCACCGGCTACAAGTAATAGAATAGATAATGTAAAGAAACGTTTACGCGCTCCAACTAAATTAATTTTACGTTTGAAGAAAGTAGCTTCTACTTCCTCACCCTCTTCAATAGAATGAATGTCTTCAGGTTTCACTCCAAACCATCTTGGGCGTTTATTTAGAAAACGGCTTTTCACCCATAAGCCCATAAACAAACGGGTTCCATAAACGGCTGTGACAAAGCTGACTAAAATACTGATGATCAACATTGTCGCAAACCCTTTTACAGAGCTTGTACCGAAAGTGAAGAGTACGGCAGCCGCAATTAATGTGGTTATATTCGCATCCAAAATCGTTGTCAGCGACCGTTTGTTTCCAGCCTTGAACGCTGACATAACAGACTTACCGGATTTAAGTTCCTCTTGTATTCGCTCGTAGGTAATGATATTGGCATCCACAGCCATCCCTACCCCTAATATGATTGCTGCTATTCCTGGCAGTGTGAGCACACCTTGCAGCAACCCAAACACAAGCAAGACTAAGTAAATATAGGCGGACAGTGTAACAACAGCTATAACACCCGGGAAGCGATAATAAGCGATCATATAAAGAAAGATCAAAGCAACCCCAATAAGCCCGGCATAGACCGTTTTATTCATAGCCTGCTCCCCAAATTGGGCACCGACGGATGTAGAATAGGTTTCAGTTAACTCAACAGGTAGAGAGCCGGCATTGATAAGATCTGCTAACTGCTTGGCTGATTCTACTGTGAAGTCACCTGAAATTTGTACGGTGTTACTTCTAACCGGCCCATCAGGAAAGGCTGGTGCAGAGAGATATTTTGGATCTTCTGTACCATATTCTTCCGCAAACGATGTTTCTTCATCATAATCCAACCAGATAACTAACAAATCTTCAGGATAAGGTGTACTTGGATCTGGTTCCTTATTTACGATCTCTTTAGATACTTCATAAAATTGCGAGGCATCTTCCACTTCTAAAGAAACGACAGGGTTATTATTTTGATCATAAGTTTGCTGGGCACTGCCTTCAACTAAGTCAGCCCCATCCATATATTCATTTCCTTCTACCCCTCTAAATGATAATTCCGCTGTCGTGGAGAGAAGATCTCTCGCTTCTTCCTGATTCTCTACCCCAGCTAATTGCACACGAATTTTCGTTTCATCTTCAATAGATATATTCGCTTCACTAATTCCTAGTGCGTTGACGCGTTGAGTTAATGACTCTACAGTCGCCTCCATAGCTGTTTGGTTTAATTCCTGGTCTTCATTCAGTGGCTCTACATCATACAAAATTTCAAAGCCGCCCTGTAAATCCAATCCTAAGTTAATATCTTTTGTCACACCAGTTATGGTTGTGCCAATTGTAGCAGCTACTATGATAACTACTAGAAAAAAGGCAACAATCCGACCCCTTTTCACCATAACACCCTTTGCCTCCTTCGTCTCATTCGACACGCTCTTAGCTTATGTAAAAGAACTGCGATACAAGCTACAGACCATTACTTTATAAGCATTACAAAATCCTAATTCACTATGTTTTCACTATTAACAACAATAGACTCATTATAATACGTAGTCAATGGATGTCAATCTGACTCCTTTTCGTTTGACAATGCTTGAATAGAAGCCATTAAATCCTCATCTTGATAGGCTTCAACGGTTATATAGCTGACAAATTGATTTGTACTAAGATGAAGTATGTCCTGAACAACTTGATGCAGCCTTTTTTCCGACTCTTTTTTCCATACCTTCTTCTGTAAGCAATTCCACACCTCTTCTGTAGTCGCTTTTTGGTAACCCATTTCTTGAAGTTCCTCTTTTTTACTAATTAGTACGGGAATCACTTCAACTTTCCACTCGCTCACTCGCTTTACTATTTCCATATGGACACTCCCCCGCAGTCTCTAGTTTTCAAAGCTTTTAAAAATCCATTGTCATGCCTTGTCCATCCTATCGCATATACTTCATTGTAGCTGAATTCCATTTTTTTGAGAAGGCGGATCTGTTATGTCTAAACAAACCTTTCTTCATGGTGCACTAATTCTAGTCGCGGCAGGACTGATAACGCGTTTACTCGGCTTTGTCAATCGGATTGTTCTCGCGCGGGTGATGGGCCAGGAGGGGAT comes from the Halobacillus shinanisalinarum genome and includes:
- the secDF gene encoding protein translocase subunit SecDF, with the translated sequence MVKRGRIVAFFLVVIIVAATIGTTITGVTKDINLGLDLQGGFEILYDVEPLNEDQELNQTAMEATVESLTQRVNALGISEANISIEDETKIRVQLAGVENQEEARDLLSTTAELSFRGVEGNEYMDGADLVEGSAQQTYDQNNNPVVSLEVEDASQFYEVSKEIVNKEPDPSTPYPEDLLVIWLDYDEETSFAEEYGTEDPKYLSAPAFPDGPVRSNTVQISGDFTVESAKQLADLINAGSLPVELTETYSTSVGAQFGEQAMNKTVYAGLIGVALIFLYMIAYYRFPGVIAVVTLSAYIYLVLLVFGLLQGVLTLPGIAAIILGVGMAVDANIITYERIQEELKSGKSVMSAFKAGNKRSLTTILDANITTLIAAAVLFTFGTSSVKGFATMLIISILVSFVTAVYGTRLFMGLWVKSRFLNKRPRWFGVKPEDIHSIEEGEEVEATFFKRKINLVGARKRFFTLSILLLVAGAIVLGVFRLNLGIDFTSGSRVSILANDNVEAEQIEETFESEFGLNPKQVVISGDNGEIAVARLEDELSKAQVAEVQNYFEEEYGNTPNISTVSPIVGQQLAKNAALAVLYASIGIIIYVAIRFELFFAITAIIALLHDAFFMIVLFGVTQLEFDVTIIAAILTIVGYSVNDTIVTFDRIRENVRLKKKVKSFKELAKIVNDSLLQTMARSLNTVLTVVFAALMLLIFGASSITNFAFALVIGLIAGTYSSLFLAAQLWLVWRGKSIKEKPIDFSKKKNTGGPQV
- a CDS encoding LapA family protein, which gives rise to MKGQTYIILALIFALLIAVFAVINVDPVQVNYLFGTGEAPLILVIIVSVLMGVLITASVGAVRFFRLQRENRSLTNQLEKKNSEHATPNEFSAAQETTEKADDASQAKDTNTDVK
- the recJ gene encoding single-stranded-DNA-specific exonuclease RecJ, yielding MLQSKMKWNFTYIQEDQTSEAFPVKGMSDVTKRLLEKRNLTDPDAIDRFLHPSLDDIHDPFLMDDMEQAIERVRSAIDNDEKILVFGDYDADGVSSTTVLIEALSEAGAQSDYYIPNRFTEGYGPNEAAFRQASVDGYSVIITVDTGIAAIHEANIAKELGIDLIITDHHEVQETLPQAYAIIHPKTSEAYPFKELAGVGVAFKFATALLGRFPEHLLDMVAIGTIADLVPLHDENRVLVSYGLKAISRSNRKGIQALRSVAGLDGAIDEEAIGFTIGPRVNAVGRLQDASPAVELFLTEDRAEADRLASLINQLNQERQKIVADTAKEAEEMLKSGEQELSNVIVVAKEGWNPGVLGIVASKLVRTFDRPAIVLAIDSETQQAKGSARSIDAFDLFANCMEVRDRFIHFGGHAQAAGMTLDVNEIDNLRQQLSDLAEQKLSPEDYQQVLDVEMSVGIEDVSLQQIEEINKLRPFGMGNPKPLFHVKQTPKELRRIGSRKNHLKITFQKQSAKLDGIAFGMGDSYPHISPHAELEVIGELSVNEWNGKKNVQIMIKDMQVSSWQLFDLRGSKHIEKQMSLSDQETYAAVSFRDTTEIPFQLPVYAPSELAGLNEVDGLLLVDLPKQLSDLSNLLNEVRPGKLYACYQVNEGAFLKTWPTRDHFKWFYGMLVKRKKFDLNQDREKLAARKGWDRSMVDFISQVFFELDFVKIEDGLITINSTPSHRDLTDSILYQERKSQLYVEQSLYYSTYKELKSWLDTQRNSLKEEVVNGL
- a CDS encoding adenine phosphoribosyltransferase, translated to MDYKEHIAIVQDWPRKGITFKDITPLMDNGKAFKSAVDEIVDYSKDKEIDLVVGPEARGFIVGCPVSYALEIGFAPVRKEGKLPRDTIKVDYGLEYGKDVLTIHKDAIKPGQRVLIVDDLLATGGTIEATIALVEELGGVVAGCAFLVELTYLDGRKKLDGYDVLTLMQY
- a CDS encoding post-transcriptional regulator, producing the protein MEIVKRVSEWKVEVIPVLISKKEELQEMGYQKATTEEVWNCLQKKVWKKESEKRLHQVVQDILHLSTNQFVSYITVEAYQDEDLMASIQALSNEKESD